The Montipora foliosa isolate CH-2021 chromosome 6, ASM3666993v2, whole genome shotgun sequence genome includes the window aaaaaattccgcaaAGCCTCTACAGAAACGCATGCGCACATTTGGTTCCATACCTTCAAAGCTGAGTAGAGCGAGGCAGTTAATTTAGAAGTAGATGTTTTCGTGTCGATTAAATGAGTTCCTGGGCCATATTTCAAAACAGCGAGGTCGaatttgtttcgtttcctcaaAATCGAAACGTATCTGTTTTAACTTCAGGaagaactatttacacagtgagccagtcaaaacagagtttgtaattgcaAATCTTaacatctatgagatgcaaaaacaaacttgtgaacacgtgaaCCTGAACACAAGAGCGAAgaaaatgggtcataaatatgaagttttgactatctgaatgattttgggatAGATTAAAgagatatattgttgaaaaatctaaaGTTATCTctcttcgtgttaatgagtaatgtaaacaatcttcgcactggtGAGTCGtagtaataaattgggttaaccCGGAACCAGTTATTGGAAAGCTTGTAACTGCCGAGGTTCGCATGTAACACAAGTAATAGAAGATTCACGGAAAGCGGAATTCGCAATGTTATCCAGTgtcatttgaaggtaaaataggttgTAGACTTAATGCTTCGATGTATTGCGCATCTGTATCTGTCCTTCTCTTCTTGAGAGGCTTTTCTCActgttcagagagtttgcgtccacatttctaactttatttctcgagagtttcaatagacggagcgaaataaatatgacagaccgagtcacccacactacagtattttatcttttttcctgCCATTACCATTTTAGTCttcttcgcagccgttattagggtcgtcacgcaacgctcctctccactaacggctgctcacgagagagacacattcctttccctaaaATTGACCAGTAAGAAACAGGCTTCCATATTCTGGAAACCTGGTCCAAGTCCGTCTACATTACTTCAAAGCAAACATGGCGGATCTatcttctttttcaaaagtgtgTGAACAATTCAAGTTTAGCGAGTTAAACAAGCATAAAAAAGAAGCGATTATATCTGCAGTGCTGAAGAAAAAGGACGTATACTGGCTTTGGAAAATCTGTCATTTTTCAAGCTCTACCTATGGTATTTGACGGCTTCACTGGCGAGTCTGGCCACATTGTGATTGTTGTTTCGCCTTTGCTTTTCCTCATTAAGGATCAAACCGAACGCTTACGACAGGTAGGAATATCCTGCGTAAGTCTGAGCGACGCGAGTACGAAGGGAGAAATAGATCTCCTTGAAAGAGAATTTTATTCGGTTGTTTACGCGACGCCAGAGTCGTTAAATAACGAACGATGGCGAAGAAAAATAACGAGGAATTTGATTGGCGTACCCGATAACAATAACGAGCATTCTGTTGGTtctcaaaaacaaagggaaaggaatgtgtctctctcgtgagcagctgttagtggggaggagcgttgcgtgacgacccaaATAACGGCTTCGAAGGAGACTATTACCATTCctgaatttcctttttttttgaaatagtttcttattCGTACTCCTGCCAACAACCTAATGATTGAAAAAACTTAGTTGCACTCTTCCTCGGAGAATTTGATATCATGGAGAGGAAGCATTGCAGTGACATTAGTGTCAGTAATTCAATGAAGATCTTTGAGTTTACAGGGGAAAGATTCCGGAGTAAGCGTCAAGAACATTTCAACCCGGGAGGATTTTTAGCCAATCGATTCACAGGACACTTATAAGGCTGCTTTTTAACCCACGAAACGGCAGCGACTTTTACTACCTCTGAGTGCTTTATGGATAAACAATCTTCAGTTGAAGAGAATCAGAATAACTAATTGAGTGAGAATATCGAATTCGCTGTAAATCGATATCAGATAGCAAATTTTGCCACGACTAATTGTAAAAATCACCTGATTGATCCTTCTCAAAGGTCTCCTCCAAGAGTTCTTCCTTGgtttaatatttaatttactAATTAGTTATAATTTTACTCACCCAAATGTCCAATCACAGATAACGATCAACGCGTAAGGGATACCAGAATGACAATATCCGCTACATCTAAGTTTCAGTGAGCATTTCTAGTCAATTCTAAAAGCAATTTAACTTACAGTTCACTTAATTTCATTATATCTAGGGGGAGAAAGTTTTCCTAAAATATTTCTCTGGAGCACCTTCAGAGAGCTTCTTCGACACTACGTATGTACCAGGCTTCTATGCAATACGCCTTTTTATCTTCGTCTTTTAATCAATCCAAAGTGTCGCCTCAGCGAACAATATTCGGCAGACAACATGATGAAGATAGTCGCAAAGAACACAGTAACTCCTTCAGGACTTTTCATAACGGATGTGTAGAATAGAATTAAGTTGCAATTGTAGTGATTTGGGCGGCGCGTTGAATGGAGtcgtagcggagctccgcgcgcgccgaaggcgcgcgcgcggagcaccatagctaagaaaatatggtaacccatcgatgtgagaaaatttggttttataggcatgacgtcatcaacgtccgtacgtacaacgtacgtacgtacaacgtacgtacaacgtacgtccgtacgtccgtccgccccttcatgtatgccaatgtgaccagtacacgtaaacatatcacgggctaattaaagtttagagctcatccaggaggcaatactacatttgacactaactagtttacagcatacatctttgatattggacatcaatgttatggtcaattgacacctgtcaaaacaaggtatccgctgaccagtatcacgtgactatatagcgggctcaagttagaccttatcgaggtcagctgttttttttaagttgaccgctgaccagggactggttgttgattggatcgcaggcccaagccaggtcagacactcacacacacctgatcgaggcttcattttcgcgctctttctgtggctcgacgcgcctacacagccacgctacgtcagcaaagctcttgacagtcgatgcttttcgtgttcaggtacggtatggaaaatatatttttcttgcatttttcgctggtttcagtccaggtttaacataatatagctgtggtcaggacacactggtggcgacgtagttattcaagtcaagtattggagcgatgtaaacttaaagctgagtgtttatttttaatttgttttgggctgctttttgctctgaattgcagtgtttggtatgtgttaagatttttaattttgaatctactaaggttgcaagatgcctgaacggcttatgacagaagagcagaaacgaaagaagagagaaagagaacgagaacgacaaaacggtacaccagtaatagcttaaagttggtggaagaagttactccacaaattattttcttggacactaaaccgtttgttatttctacggatgagttatttcaggtggatgcatatttctaaaaagttgtttagtcgttttttcctttgctcaggaatgaaactcgaatttttattgttaactggaattaaataacaatcatctgtagtctttttggacagaaataatcgatcttttgctggtttgtttggccttaaaatgcgagcgaacaagacgtttttttactctgcttgcctaattgtttttcgatgtgtctcgacagtgacaagaaaattttgcacttatgttctacacatgtaatcgcaatgagttctcgtaaaaagtaaggagaaatatcaccagcttgtgttttcagaagtttgtttacagcacgtacaggtaatttgttggagatcttgtttgaagtttgtcctttctagccgattctggttctaagccaagctggcgtgtttcaatgaagtacatcaaaatgtaaatgatctcgttttcagagataaagtggaataaataaagtacgatctgtcacatcacgagctatagtacgtctgtgagttctaattttagcgtgattcctattcgctggcttttgacagtcgactctgaaatggcttctttccttttccgttcgcttgctgaggatttgtttgttttcttttcaaactcttgcgattcaagaaaaattaaatgcctaactcgtgaattcgacagtagatttcgctggaaaaaccgatatcacacccatcccttcgtgattcatgcgatcagtcggtttttcaggtgaaattaaccgtggaattcactagttaggcagcgaggaaaatgatataattaagcaatttccgggaaaacccataggccgacagttccaaagccttttattttcactaatcctatagccagtaagaataaacaaaccgggagctccgcttttaggcttggctaaatctatatattacactAATAAGATATCATCAAGTCGGTTTTGCTCCAGGTCGCGGAGGAATGGGTCCAGGAGGCTTGAGAGCGACCTTATTGGGTTTGTTATCAGCCGAAGAGAAAGAGGAAGGTTTTTTGCTCCCTGAGGCAAGTCCTGCTTTTTTAAAGTCAGATGGGTTAAGAGGCAGCGAGGCCGGCCTTTCCTCTGATGATTGTTTGGGAAATCGAGAGTCAACAGACCTCAATGGAGGCCTACCGAGAATGTTAGGTGGATTAACAGCATCTGTGGCTTGCAGCTTTTTATTGCTCGTAGAACTTTGTGATACGTTCTTTTTCCAAGAAGGAGCAACCGGTTTGTCAATCACTCCCGCGTGACTTTCTGGGCGTTTCGGCTTTAACGGCTTTGCAGGTTCGCGTTTGTCAATCACACCCGCGAGGCTTTCAGGTCGTGAAGGTTTAGCGGGTTTGACTGGCCCTCTCCCTGACGGGAGAGGGGGAACAGCGGGTTTGTCTAATATTCCCGCATGGCTTTTCGGTCGAATAGGTTTGACATGATTACTAATCCCTGTTGGACTAGACACGCGATTCAAAGAAGCTCTCTTGTCATCTTTGGGAGGCCATTCTCGATTTCGCAGTTTTGGTGGCAAATACTTTGTAGTAGTTTCCTCCTTTTCCGAAGCAGGTTTTTCAGGTTTGTTTGGCGTTGGTTTGAAAGCTACTAATGGCTGTGCATCTGGTTGATCTTGTTTGGCAGGTTCACTTGAAGGTTTACTAGAACCAAGGGCACCGCGTTTTAAAGTAACATCCTTCTGATTTCGCGTTGTATTGTTAAGGATTGGTCCCGAAATATTGGGTCTCGATTTTGCGGCCTCCACATCGTGACTAGTGCGAGCGGCTGGTCCACTCTGCCCTCTTTGTTGCTTAGGAGAGCCCCTGGACAGACCTCGGTAACTAAAAAAATGATCCAGACAAAAAGAAGTCAAAGGGATCAAGTATAAAAGAATAATAGACATATAAGAGCTTGGGGTTGGGTGGGTGTGTAGTTCACGCCAATCTCAGGTTGGGTATTATCAACCAAAAACAGCACGTTGTCGAGGTATTTTCATGAAACGTGCTTTCGACTTACATcgcagaaaagaaaaaaagcttaaGTCGACCGTACCTAAGGGATTCACTGTCTTCGactctagaaaaaaaaacaactgataAACGACAGAAATTGCCCTTGACTCAGACTCGTTGTGTAATGATATGGTAAAGGTACCATTTTTCTTTATGAAAAATGTGATTGCTCGCTTCCACAGTAATAATTCCTTAGCGTATTCCCTCGCCCATTTATCGTGTCAATTCCTCAGTACGACTCCGACTGAAATAAACGATATTTGCCTTTGGCACTCTGAACGGGGCAACCCATGGCGAGCGAGGCTAAGAATAGAAGTAGCGTTTGCGACTTAGGGCTGAAAGGTTCCGAAGTTGAGAAATCAGCTAACGAACGAGGTAGCAAGAGGAGCTCCCGGATTCAAGCTTGACTTTGACCACAAACTATGACTGTTAAGAGTAATCCTCGGTTCAAGTGATTTATCTCCCTCCAGCTATTTGTAAGCCAGTAGTATCAATTGGTGTTTTGGGGTGGACGAACACCTACGGTTGCTCTGTCTCGTTCTTGTCCTTCTCAATTGCAcatttgaagaaatttcaaaatcCGACATACCTGCCCGGTGTTTTCTGCTTGAATGTGTGCCACTTCTGCATCAATTGTCCCCGATAAATGAAAGTGCATACAGCAGCGATCACCAGCAGAATGCATATCAACACAGCGGCCAAAATTCCTGCTAGATTGCTTCGCTTTTCAACCTGAGGTCCTCCAGTTCCTTTCGACAAAAGAAAAACCCTTCATCGTGCATGCATACCTGGTTAACCCTACCTAGGAGGCAAGGGCTCGTTTATTCAAAACCCCGAAAATTGCTGATAACAAGATCTTCGACGTTATAGACACATAAGCCCGAAGAGACATTCTAAAATGCAGTGTTTTCAAATTAGGGAAGGACAAAGGTATTAGCAAGTCTCACGAGTGGAAACGCACGAAGTTTTagactggtcaaacttttgagccaacaactccaaacatttcttttgttttgtgatCGCTGAAGCGTGATTGGTCAAAACGTGTAGAAAATTCATAAGAATCGATCATTAGGTACACAACACTTAAACTGTTAATCATCTACAGAGACAATTGCTACAATATATAACACTACAAGATAAAAAAAAGCTTAGCATGAATGGAATTTGgagaataaaaataatagaCAGCGCATTGATGTCTTTAAATACTCAAGCACATTCCATCGGTGATAGGTTTTTTGTTTGCAGGTAGTATTATTGTAGCTATCGTGCCTTTAGTATTTATAATCAAGTtccatttttgtttcttttttgacttgataatgacgttaggatagcgtcgaaacgtcgtcgttcTTTTTTTACTATTTAGCTTTTActatgtttaaaaatatttcatcgCAGTTTTTTTATAACGAAATTCACTTCTACTTTTATTCGaaagagatgaaaaaaaaaaagaaaaaaaaaaaggtttatggACATTAATGCGAGTCGTGATCAACTGAACGGGAGACCTTTTGTTAACTTGAGTATTAAAAAGCAAACTTAACGAGCGTCTTAGGTTTCCGGTACAAACCTAAATAATAGTACATGAAGAAATGTTTGCGTCAAcataaaaataagaaaagcGATTTTAAAGAACGAGATTTTCTGAAAGGAATCATATTGTTGTAATAAAAAATTCACTTAAGCAATATTACATGAAAAGCGGAGAGTTTCTTGggttagaaaagaaaaaaaaaaccggctaATTTGATATAAACTCATAAAATGTGTTACAAAGCCATTGCGTCTTCAATTTAGTTCTCTCGACAAGTACCAGTAAGTGATCAAATAAAGGACAACAAAAGGATAGCGTAAAAGGTGACATCCGTAAAAATTTTCAGCGACTTACATGCATATGAACCTGCAAGCTCAGACGTCCCTAACAAGACTATGCTATTTAATAACTAAGTTTCTGCCTCACTGGACATACCAGCAAGAAAGGGAGTCCAGGGAATATCAAGGTTAGTGATAAAACAGTGGAAGTTTAATCCACCCATAGattataattttgttttgaaagcgTAAGTAATTGGCTTAATTGCATTTGAGGAGCGTGGATAAACAGGGCCATTAAAAAACAATGTACCTACGGGATATCAATTCTGCTTTTTGAGGTATTGTCTTTATATAGACTAACGTCATTATTACAATCGAGGGAgaatgagaaaaaaaacttttctgggattttttttttcacttcattcaattCAAATATTACAGTTTGTTTCGCCGTTTGGGGGCGGATTAACACGATTGTCTGCTAAGATGGAAAGCATTTGTTGTGGGTTGTCTAACAGCAATAACAATTAACAAACAATAGCTTCCACGCACTTCGTATCTGGCAACATTGTACGATGATTCCACAAAATATACGTCGTTGCCTGATTCCCACTTAAGATTAGCTGCCTCATTACAATTAGTTTTAACGTTTTTACCCAGATATGCATCCCTTCGACTTTGTTGTGCTAAAAGATCTTTTATGTTTATGCTTATTTAAGTCTGTATTTATTGTAATGTTTCATATCCAGTAATTTACCAAAATACTAGCGTGGCATAGATCACGGCTTGATTCTAGacagaaaaaattaaaactgagaAATCTGCGGCAGTTTTCGGAAAACCAACTCCGGTTTGTTATCAATGATTTACTTAGGCCCTGtctacaagcaggtagggtgaCCTTACTGCCTCACTGCTAGGGTTTccctagcaggagggtcaaagatagcacgggtttacaagcaaaatttcacaggtggggttaccctccctccttgtaaacagggccttagtgCAAGAATTGATTTACCaagaataaaacacaaaaacgAATCTTTAATCTGCATGTGGCCTTTATTTCAAAATGAAACCGATTCCCAACTTGCATTTTCATGCCACTAATGCTGCCTTTATTAGTCACATCAAAAAGTTCAGCTATGTGGACagtttttctcatcttttttaatttctcagTGAGAACGAAAGTCCTTCGATGGACACAAAACCGAGCACAACAAAGTCTCTCCCCAAACTATGCATTTTCTTGAGAAAAAGAAACACCTCAGCACATAACCGGTAATAAATTCCATCATGGAAGGCCTGCCTTAAAGGCTAGCTTAAGCAGAGGCGTATTTAAGTAACAAATGGCAGACTGAAGTGACTCTCTTAAACCCTTGACAGTGGTTGCACTAACATTTCCGACAAATCGTCCATACTGATATGAGAGCATAGAGACTGGACCATTCCGGTTGGGGTCCAGTCGCacaaaaaaagcattttaaGTTCCTTATCGCTGGGGTGAGCAATCAGGCTATTCTCTTCGTTCATCTCACATGGCTGTCGCAATAATTCCTTGTGAATGAGGTATATTTAATCAACCAAACcacccgttttttttttctgtccacGCACTTGTGATTCAGTTATTTCCACCCATTGGTGACTTGAAATCAAGTTGCTGGCTTTGAAATATGTCATACTAAGCTAAATATGGATCCTTTATCGGTAGGTTAGGTGACACTGCTTCCAAAAACAGATTCTGTGAATCATGATCGTGCAAACACTGCTCCTCCTCTGCCTGTCAGCCACATTGAAAGGTGTCTTAGCGAACAATGATAGCGACACATTTGAGCTTGGAAAAGGGATCAATCTGCGAAAGGTCAACTTGTTGAGTGACTTTCAGGAACATGAGGCGAGCGTGTTCGAAGAATTGCCTTCCAGCTGCTTCAAAAGATCAGAGCTTCACTATTCAGGCAGTCATTTTGACTACTACGCAAGCACCAAAGCATTCTACTCCAAGACGGCCGTTGAAGCTGGTTTGGACGCATCACTGCAGTCTACATTCACTCTTGGAGCCACGCTAAGCAGCGTTATCCAGACGAAAGATTCAAAGACCAACGAAGTAAGTGGAATGTCTCTAAACGTCCGAGCATTGACGGAAAAGATCTTCGTAAAGAAGGATTGTTTGGATGACATCGATGTCTCCACTCTAACGAAGCGTCTTCTGAAGGAATTCGAAGGTCTTCCCTTAACATTTGACAAGCCTTGGCTCGCAAACTCCTGGAAGCCATACTACAATTTCTTGGAGACGTTCGGTTCCCATGTTATAGCGTCCGTAAAGCGTGGATCAAGTATCAAGCAGACATCCTTTGCGGAGAGTTCCAAATCATACAGTCAGAGAGACTTTCAGGTGAAGAGCTGCGTTTCACTCGCAGGGCCTACCAGTGTTGGCAAAGTCGGCGTTGAAGCGTGTGCAAATGTCAGCCAAAGAGAAGCATCAAGTGCAAGCCACATGAACACGGTAGACAAACTCATCGTCCGCGGAGGGACCAAAGAAACCCGTAACGCGCTGTTCAAACAGAGGACGGAAGAACTGATTGAGAAGTTGATGAATGAAGCTGACGAGTCAGACTCCGCTGTGGAGCACAGTTTCAGACCAATTTGGGACATTCTACAAAGCCGCTTCGAGACAGGATCAGACAACTACATCAGAGCTGTAAACCTGCAGTATTACTACCTTGGTTACTTGAATTATGGCTGTTCACCTACAGAAAGTGGTAATGTACAGCTGCAAAAATTCGACTACACCAGAGATTCGACCAAGGGTTCCCCTGAATTTGAGTGCTCTTTGGCTTCAGAGGGGTGCCACAACAATAACGATTGTCACTACAGAGTGGGAATCAAGTGCGCCTGCTACGGTAAAACTTGCGTTCGCTACAAGCAAGAGAAACAAGACAACGGGGTCCCCAAGCATATTCCATACGCAAACTCAGACAAGAAATGGGGAAAGCATGGCTGTAAATGGAAAGTGGCTGGATTTAAGTGTCACTGCCGCAACGACAACCTTCGGGTGCGTAAAGTGAAATGGAGGATGCCAAGCAGAGATGCCGTTCAGAAAGGTGTCAGGCCTAATGTTGCTCACCATAGCTCGACGAAGCTAAGCCGTGATCAAGTTCGAAATGATTCAAAAGCTGAGATCAAATCCTACAATGTTGGCAACATTTAGAGAAGGCAGACGCACTAAAATGAGTTTCTCCCTCAAATTTACATAGTGTTCACATGTGTTGTATGCAATGAAACAATATTAAAATGGCAGAGATAACAATTCCTGATTGAGTGACCATTTAATCATGCACGCATCCTTAGAGTCACAAATACAGAAATCGGAATTATCGAAATTAACCTTTGATGATTTCCCCATCATTAAACTTGAAATTCAACCTGGACCGATCACGGAAAACATTTTTAAACGCGAAGTTAAGCTCAGTATTTGTTGTCGTCTGTGTATCTCAATGATAAACCAGCCTCAATGCGTTTCGAGCCGAGTATTTAATAATGTGCGGCCTGTTTCCTTGCGGATGAGGGGAGGGAATTCTGAGAAGGCTCGGGCGATCCGAACAGTTCCCTCTCGCCTTGATCCACATTCGCCAGTCGCCACCCACGTTTTGGTGATTCCCATTTCCTCTTTGCAAATATTTCCCCACTGATGCGGACCAAACGTTTTCCAATTTCTCCTTCATAATAACGTCCTACTGTTACATATTTTACGTCTTCCCcctgatttgattttagtgtactatatttcgactggccaaaccagccttcttcaggtacaatgagagtttacatcggattgcttctatgtacatatatatagtaaatggatgttggcgtagtactggaaaaatgtgataaaatatggtagttacaacaaatttgaattcaaatattaAGAGTAAAGGAAAAGTAACGGAAGTGACTgcaaataataaactgaaatctaatacgtttcttcgcggatattaagaccattagaatcaattgtcctgcctttgaAATCAAAAAAGGCTCCCCGttcttacggatcgagtctctgttggaaaatatttttttcggtAGAATTtattgcatgtccttagaaatggtgtgtggggagaggagaggaaatgttctgcgactgtagtaggtttggatttggttttagcgttatctaaaatgcggcggtgttcattaaaacggtcttttaaacgtcgtttagtttctcctatgtactgtagatggcatctgttacatgcattgaatcatgtagataaggtttttagtttcgcaagttatgtgggaatTTATGCCGGGAGcgtgtttcgccagtagagaagaatgtGTAGTTGGTTGGTCCATGGAAAacgtaaggacaggtagcgcagtttttgccacagcgaaaagaaccggaaggaagtgtggaattaaAAAGGGTTGCAttaggggacagtttagctgtaactAGCAGGTCGCGAAGGCTAGGGGAGagtctgaaagccacaacaggtaggtGTAGAAAAGCATGTCCTTAGAAATGgtttgtggggagaggagaggaaatgttctgcgactgtagtaggtttggatttggttttAGCTGTAACTAGCAGGTTGCGAAGGCTAGGGGAGagtctgaaagccacaacaggtaggtatagaaaagcatttttgcagcggtcagaggAGAGAAGAAggttgtagtgtttttttattacgttgaagatggaaggaagtgatggaatataggtcgttatgaaaggtatgcgttcAGGTTTGTTTATCTGTTAGGTTGTAGGATATGTATGTGGGGAATCTCTGCGGCGCGTTGTATTTGATTGGTAACAAAGTCGCGTTTGTAACGgcgtttcagaaggtat containing:
- the LOC138005519 gene encoding neurofilament medium polypeptide-like, which produces MGGLNFHCFITNLDIPWTPFLAGTGGPQVEKRSNLAGILAAVLICILLVIAAVCTFIYRGQLMQKWHTFKQKTPGSYRGLSRGSPKQQRGQSGPAARTSHDVEAAKSRPNISGPILNNTTRNQKDVTLKRGALGSSKPSSEPAKQDQPDAQPLVAFKPTPNKPEKPASEKEETTTKYLPPKLRNREWPPKDDKRASLNRVSSPTGISNHVKPIRPKSHAGILDKPAVPPLPSGRGPVKPAKPSRPESLAGVIDKREPAKPLKPKRPESHAGVIDKPVAPSWKKNVSQSSTSNKKLQATDAVNPPNILGRPPLRSVDSRFPKQSSEERPASLPLNPSDFKKAGLASGSKKPSSFSSADNKPNKVALKPPGPIPPRPGAKPT
- the LOC138009047 gene encoding DELTA-alicitoxin-Pse2b-like; its protein translation is MIVQTLLLLCLSATLKGVLANNDSDTFELGKGINLRKVNLLSDFQEHEASVFEELPSSCFKRSELHYSGSHFDYYASTKAFYSKTAVEAGLDASLQSTFTLGATLSSVIQTKDSKTNEVSGMSLNVRALTEKIFVKKDCLDDIDVSTLTKRLLKEFEGLPLTFDKPWLANSWKPYYNFLETFGSHVIASVKRGSSIKQTSFAESSKSYSQRDFQVKSCVSLAGPTSVGKVGVEACANVSQREASSASHMNTVDKLIVRGGTKETRNALFKQRTEELIEKLMNEADESDSAVEHSFRPIWDILQSRFETGSDNYIRAVNLQYYYLGYLNYGCSPTESGNVQLQKFDYTRDSTKGSPEFECSLASEGCHNNNDCHYRVGIKCACYGKTCVRYKQEKQDNGVPKHIPYANSDKKWGKHGCKWKVAGFKCHCRNDNLRVRKVKWRMPSRDAVQKGVRPNVAHHSSTKLSRDQVRNDSKAEIKSYNVGNI